The following proteins are encoded in a genomic region of Leptospira yasudae:
- a CDS encoding LB_289 family protein: MKRTELERRERDLRKAEKKTQLQEKRLASGKGTSVGEYIDELSALFRYDATEIFNTGDDISILELLEDIQANLPAKQWENVLRKAIKKTGVQEKEKAYNELKELMNDEEESETAEEVGV, from the coding sequence ATGAAACGCACCGAACTGGAAAGAAGAGAAAGAGACCTCCGCAAGGCAGAAAAAAAGACACAGCTTCAAGAAAAGAGGCTCGCCTCCGGAAAAGGAACTAGCGTAGGAGAGTACATCGACGAGTTGTCCGCTCTCTTTCGTTATGACGCGACCGAAATCTTCAACACGGGAGACGACATCTCGATCTTGGAATTACTGGAAGACATTCAAGCAAATCTCCCTGCAAAACAGTGGGAAAACGTGCTTCGTAAAGCGATCAAAAAGACCGGAGTTCAGGAAAAAGAAAAAGCATACAACGAACTCAAGGAATTGATGAACGACGAAGAAGAATCGGAAACGGCGGAAGAAGTCGGGGTATAA
- a CDS encoding LA_0442/LA_0875 N-terminal domain-containing protein, which produces MRIYRRVGFLFFFFLCVPSFLSADTVLLKDGGALRNVKVTMGGEEILVEDESGNIRKIETKSVKRIVMAEVKSESEPSAPNVPKNQGSKKPNSSGSGKVTYSSGVSFWETRIGEPDRVGDFSIRVQSVFLQAETRFEGRYGITLGLENSRFDFRSSSNAFLNPRIAALVLPGPDNIQKNESSTTLLALSSLGEGYTPFRTANSFRVETVSFLPGVKYYLIDGERFSWFAQFAFGFGRSYRSGIYSDPFFQGTLLLGTGVQWNSDSIMIALAAQIRNTLLSNSNVSYRFTEPSLQFSFGIRI; this is translated from the coding sequence TTGAGGATTTATCGTCGAGTCGGTTTTCTATTTTTCTTTTTTCTCTGCGTTCCTTCGTTTCTGTCCGCGGACACCGTTCTTCTCAAGGACGGAGGAGCGCTCCGAAACGTAAAGGTCACGATGGGAGGCGAAGAGATTCTCGTCGAAGACGAATCGGGGAATATTAGAAAAATTGAAACTAAATCGGTGAAACGGATCGTTATGGCGGAAGTGAAGTCGGAATCCGAACCTTCCGCGCCGAACGTTCCGAAAAACCAAGGTTCAAAAAAACCGAATTCTTCCGGGTCCGGTAAAGTGACTTATTCTTCGGGGGTTTCTTTCTGGGAAACCCGCATCGGAGAACCGGATCGAGTCGGAGATTTTTCGATCCGTGTTCAGTCGGTGTTTCTTCAGGCGGAAACCAGATTCGAAGGCAGATACGGAATTACTCTGGGATTGGAAAATTCCCGTTTCGATTTTCGCAGTTCGTCGAACGCATTCTTGAATCCGAGAATTGCCGCGTTGGTTTTACCCGGCCCGGACAATATTCAAAAAAATGAATCTTCCACGACTCTGCTCGCGTTGTCCTCGCTTGGCGAAGGATACACTCCTTTTAGAACCGCGAACTCTTTTCGGGTGGAAACGGTTTCGTTTCTGCCGGGTGTGAAATATTATCTGATCGACGGGGAGAGATTTTCCTGGTTCGCGCAGTTTGCGTTCGGATTCGGACGAAGTTATCGAAGCGGAATATACTCCGATCCGTTTTTTCAAGGCACCTTATTGCTTGGAACGGGGGTTCAATGGAACAGCGATTCCATCATGATCGCTCTCGCGGCTCAAATCCGGAATACGCTTCTTTCCAATTCGAACGTTTCGTATCGTTTTACGGAACCGAGTCTTCAGTTTTCTTTCGGAATCCGAATCTGA
- a CDS encoding acyl-CoA thioesterase: MARIQLELPNKFVWSVDLDVRIYDINFADHLAHDRVISLLHEARARFFLEHNYNELNVDGLGIIMTDIAVVYKAEAFFRDKIRVEITAGDFSQRGCDIYYRMTHADGPANGKIICEAKTGVVFMDYSTRKLGNLPEGFRKIFP; the protein is encoded by the coding sequence ATGGCAAGAATTCAATTAGAACTCCCGAATAAATTCGTCTGGTCCGTCGACCTCGACGTTCGAATCTACGACATCAATTTCGCGGATCATCTCGCGCACGATCGCGTGATTTCACTTCTTCACGAAGCGAGAGCGCGTTTCTTTTTGGAACACAACTACAACGAACTCAACGTGGACGGCCTCGGAATCATCATGACCGATATCGCCGTCGTCTACAAAGCGGAAGCGTTCTTTCGGGATAAGATCCGAGTGGAAATCACAGCGGGAGATTTCAGTCAACGCGGCTGCGATATCTATTATCGAATGACGCACGCGGACGGACCGGCCAACGGCAAAATCATCTGCGAAGCGAAAACCGGAGTGGTCTTTATGGATTATTCAACGCGCAAGTTGGGAAATCTTCCGGAAGGTTTCCGAAAGATTTTTCCGTAA
- a CDS encoding aldehyde dehydrogenase family protein encodes MATSAIAETKSKTNGNYTGSGFQVSQNPATLEEIGKVPNTDLAKMPEIFNKAREAQRKWAQTKFATRKKHILKMRDYIVEHAEELADIVSKDNGKSRMDALATEVLPAALAADWYAKNARHHLQPKKLPMSTFLFFNKKNELHRVPLGVVGIISPWNYPLSIPFGEIAMGLMAGNAILLKVAQATILVGQAIDKIVAAGELPEGLFYHIVGSGGAVSKSFFENKIDKIFFTGSVATGKTLMAAAASTLTPLSLELGGKDPMIVLEDADLERAANGAAWAGYQNAGQSCGGVERVYVQDKVYDKFVNLLAAKTRAIRHGADQDFEVDMGSMTTEEQLNTVKRQVDGAVKQGAKIVAQSQPSGNTKGFFYPATLMVDVNHQMELMKEENFGPIIPVMKFKTIEEAIALANDSSMALTSSVWTKNLSLGKKIAKKLESGATTINDHLYTHGQSETPWGGWKESGLGRTHSGLGFDEMTQPKLVNWDIIPSKRNIWWYPFNKTSYEAILAAMRFNFSKNPISLLVNGTKLTIFMIGKMFTSWKV; translated from the coding sequence ATGGCAACGAGTGCAATCGCAGAAACAAAATCGAAAACAAACGGAAATTATACGGGAAGCGGGTTCCAAGTCTCGCAAAACCCGGCTACGTTGGAAGAAATCGGAAAAGTTCCGAACACGGATCTGGCAAAAATGCCCGAGATTTTCAATAAAGCCCGCGAGGCCCAAAGAAAGTGGGCGCAGACAAAATTCGCCACCCGCAAAAAGCACATTCTCAAAATGAGAGATTATATCGTGGAACACGCGGAAGAACTGGCGGACATCGTAAGCAAGGACAACGGCAAATCCAGAATGGACGCGCTTGCTACGGAAGTTCTTCCTGCCGCTCTTGCGGCGGATTGGTATGCGAAGAATGCAAGACATCATCTTCAGCCGAAAAAACTTCCGATGTCTACATTCTTATTTTTTAATAAGAAGAACGAACTGCATCGCGTTCCTCTCGGCGTCGTCGGAATCATCAGTCCGTGGAATTATCCTCTTTCGATTCCTTTCGGCGAAATCGCGATGGGACTTATGGCGGGGAACGCGATTCTTTTGAAGGTCGCACAGGCTACGATTCTCGTGGGGCAAGCGATCGATAAGATCGTCGCCGCCGGAGAATTACCCGAAGGTCTTTTCTATCATATCGTTGGTTCGGGCGGAGCGGTTTCCAAATCCTTCTTTGAAAACAAGATCGATAAGATTTTCTTTACCGGTTCGGTTGCGACCGGAAAAACTTTGATGGCGGCCGCGGCTTCCACCTTAACTCCCTTGTCTTTGGAGTTGGGCGGCAAGGATCCGATGATCGTTCTGGAAGATGCAGATCTTGAACGCGCTGCGAACGGAGCGGCATGGGCCGGTTATCAAAACGCGGGTCAATCCTGCGGCGGCGTGGAACGCGTGTATGTGCAGGATAAAGTATATGATAAATTCGTAAACTTGCTCGCGGCCAAAACCAGAGCGATCCGTCACGGGGCCGACCAAGACTTCGAGGTGGACATGGGTTCGATGACCACGGAAGAACAGCTCAACACGGTCAAACGTCAGGTGGACGGCGCGGTGAAACAAGGCGCTAAGATCGTAGCGCAGTCGCAGCCGAGCGGAAACACGAAGGGATTCTTTTATCCCGCCACCTTGATGGTGGACGTGAATCATCAGATGGAATTGATGAAAGAAGAGAACTTCGGTCCGATCATTCCGGTGATGAAGTTCAAAACGATCGAAGAAGCGATCGCTCTTGCAAACGATTCTTCGATGGCGTTGACTTCTTCCGTGTGGACTAAGAACTTAAGTCTGGGCAAAAAGATCGCGAAGAAACTCGAATCGGGTGCGACGACGATCAACGATCATCTTTATACGCACGGTCAATCCGAAACTCCTTGGGGCGGTTGGAAAGAATCGGGCTTGGGAAGAACCCATTCCGGTCTCGGTTTCGACGAGATGACTCAGCCTAAACTCGTGAACTGGGACATCATTCCTTCCAAGAGAAATATTTGGTGGTATCCGTTTAACAAAACCTCGTACGAAGCGATTCTCGCCGCGATGCGGTTTAACTTTTCCAAGAATCCGATTTCATTACTCGTCAACGGAACGAAGCTGACGATCTTTATGATCGGCAAGATGTTCACTTCTTGGAAGGTTTGA